The Nicotiana tomentosiformis chromosome 2, ASM39032v3, whole genome shotgun sequence genome includes the window GAATTTGAGGACTTTGAAGTTGTTGCGTTGTTTAGGTGATTGGGATAGGCTTTTTGAGACAATTGGGAGTAGGGAAAATCATGTTGCTGAGATTCATTTGGAGAGGCTTCAAGTGAGTGATACTGGGCTTAACGCGATATCTAATTGTCCAAATTTGGAGATTTTGCATTTGGTAAAAACGCCCGAATGCACGGATGCTGGTGTTGTAGCAGTGGCTAGGAAATGTAAGTTATTGAGGAAGCTTCACATTGATGGATGGAGGACTAATAGAATAGGAGATGAGGGTTTAGTTGCAATTGCTGAGAATAGTTTGAATCTCAAAGAATTGGTGCTTATTGGTCTGAATCCTACGTCGCCTAGTTTGTTGGCGATAGCTTCGAATTGTCAAAAGTTAGAAAGATTGGCACTTTGTGGCAGTGACACTATTGGAGATCCTGAAGTATCTTGTATTGCCACGAAATGTATGGCCTTGAAGAAGCTGTGTATCAAGGGATGTGAAGTGACGGATGAAGGGATTGAGTCTTTCGCTTGGGGGTGTCCGAATTTGGTGAAAATTAAGGTTAAGAAGTGCAAGCATGTTACAGGTGATGTTGCAGATTGGTTGAGAGCTAGGAGGCGATCGCTAGCAGTGAATCTTGATGTCGGGGAAGTTGATGTTGAACCTGTGGATGGTAGTGCAAGTGATGGTGGAGCACTAGAAGATGCAGTAGAGTTTCAACCTATAGCGAATACACTGCCCATTATTGGTGCCGCTGATATTCCGTCGACAAGCAACGTAGGTCGATCAGCAGCAGCTAAGTCATGGTTTGGGTTTTTTGGAGGAAGAGGCCTAGTGGCGTGCACTCTC containing:
- the LOC104111598 gene encoding F-box protein At1g47056-like, with translation MGQYSSTQCGGGPKNRNRNLHPSPLPNHHRSTSDSGFFSLMNSDEDESIIPSDFENPDYTYELPDECLALIFQCLSSGDRKKCSLVCQRWLLVEGQSRHRLSLNAKAEFLPHIPTVFSRFDSVTKLALRCDRKSVSINDEALTLISLRCVNLTRLKLRGCRDVTDVGMSAFAKNCKSLKKFSCGSCMFGAKGMNALLDHCSTLEELSVKRLRGINDGFAADPIGPGAAASSLKSICLKELYNGQCFEPLIIGSKNLRTLKLLRCLGDWDRLFETIGSRENHVAEIHLERLQVSDTGLNAISNCPNLEILHLVKTPECTDAGVVAVARKCKLLRKLHIDGWRTNRIGDEGLVAIAENSLNLKELVLIGLNPTSPSLLAIASNCQKLERLALCGSDTIGDPEVSCIATKCMALKKLCIKGCEVTDEGIESFAWGCPNLVKIKVKKCKHVTGDVADWLRARRRSLAVNLDVGEVDVEPVDGSASDGGALEDAVEFQPIANTLPIIGAADIPSTSNVGRSAAAKSWFGFFGGRGLVACTLRRLSNGNGDSNESL